One Clarias gariepinus isolate MV-2021 ecotype Netherlands chromosome 18, CGAR_prim_01v2, whole genome shotgun sequence genomic window carries:
- the LOC128506362 gene encoding C-type mannose receptor 2-like gives MEEMMKLNNTLKMETVNQAWIGLQRGDTGRWQWSLADQTFHRDEDTYRNWDSGEEKNNPDEFCADIATKDGLWYSSTCNTTLPFVCYGENNTKSNYYIINNETKTWRDAQTYCRENYIDLVSVRNQTENEKIRNMIQNFSNVWIGLFFDRWKWSDQSNSSFRYWSSNKPSGGLNCAAVNVSDQLYWSDVNCTENLPFICHENKLVLIKQNLTWKEALRYCRNNHYDLVSVLTQEMQLWVKEVAQNASTEHVWLGLRHTCTLGFWYWVTGETICYQDWAPGNGTGFEDCRNEERTGAVQCRGGQQWISLPQSNKLNFICSNYEDEFGSKRGIWKKWHMERQDITEGSVVLMKDHQSKRNQWPLGRISRVFPSEDGRVRKVEIKVMDKEEAKVFIRPITEVIMIIPSE, from the exons ATGGAAGAGATGATGAAGCTGAATAACACACTGAAGATGGAAACTGTAAACCAAGCTTGGATCGGTCTACAGAGAGGAGACACTGGGAGATGGCAGTGGTCTCTGGCAGACCAAACCTTCCACAGAGATGAAGACACTTACAGAAACTGGGATAGTGGGGAGGAGAAAAACAACCCGGATGAGTTCTGTGCTGACATAGCAACAAAGGATGGTTTATGGTATAGCAGTACATGTAACACGACATTACCGTTTGTGTGTTATGGAG AAAATAACACAAAgagtaattattatataataaataatgagacGAAGACTTGGCGTGATGCTCAGACCTACTGTAGAGAGAACTACATCGACCTGGTCAGTGTGAGGAACCAAACTGAGAATGAGAAGATCAGGAATATGATTCAAAATTTCTCTAATGTTTGGATTGGTCTGTTTTTTGATCGCTGGAAGTGGTCAGATCAGAGTAATTCCTCATTCAGATACTGGAGCTCTAACAAACCCAGTGGAGGTTTAAACTGTGCTGCAGTGAACGTGTCTGATCAACTCTACTGGAGTGACGTGAACTGTACAGAAAACCTCCCGTTCATCTGCCATGAGA ACAAACTTGTATTGATCAAGCAGAATCTGACCTGGAAAGAAGCTCTGAGATACTGCAGGAACAATCATTATGACCTGGTCTCAGTGCTCACTCAGGAGATGCAGCTCTGGGTGAAGGAAGTGGCTCAAAACGCCTCCACTGAACACGTGTGGCTCGGCCTGCGTCACACCTGCACTCTGGGCTTCTGGTACTGGGTGACTGGGGAGACGATCTGTTACCAGGACTGGGCCCCGGGGAACGGGACAGGGTTTGAAGACTGCAGGAATGAGGAGAGAACCGGAGCAGTGCAGTGTAGAGGAGGGCAGCAGTGGATCAGCCTGCCTCAGAGCAACAAACTCAACTTCATCTGTTCTAACTATGAAG ATGAGTTTGGCAGTAAAAGAGGCATCtg GAAGAAGTGGCATATGGAAAGGCAAGACATCACAGAGGGCAGTGTAGTTCTTATGAAAGACCATCAGTCCAAACGTAACCAGTGGCCTTTGGGGCGCATCTCCAGAGTGTTCCCAAGTGAAGATGGAAGGGTACGAAAGGTGGAGATCAAGGTTATGGATAAAGAAGAGGCAAAAGTGTTCATCAGACCCATAACTGAAGTGATAATGATCATTCCTTCAGAGTAA
- the LOC128506363 gene encoding macrophage mannose receptor 1-like has translation MEEMMKLNNTLKMETVNQAWIGLQRGDTGKWQWSLADQTFYRDGDTYRNWSSVEPNNKGGNEFCVEMYRDEKDTNTKSYIFLNEQKTWRDAQTYCRKNYIDLVSVRNQTENEKIRYMIPNYYSSRGFWIGLFNDSWTWSDQSNSSFRYWSSNKPSGGLNCTAVKVSDQLYWSDVNCTENLPFICHENKLVLIKQSLTWKEALRYCRNNHYDLVSVLTQEMQLWVKEVAQDASTEHVWLGLRYDCIQSIWFWIFGSMICYQDWAPGNGTGFENCTNEERTGAVQSRGEQQWISLPQSNKLNFICFNYEG, from the exons ATGGAAGAGATGATGAAGCTGAATAACACACTGAAGATGGAAACTGTAAACCAAGCTTGGATCGGTCTACAGAGAGGAGACACTGGGAAATGGCAGTGGTCTCTGGCAGACCAAACTTTCTACAGAGATGGAGACACTTACAGAAACTGGAGTAGTGTGGAACCAAACAACAAGGGGGGAAATGAGTTTTGTGTTGAGATGTATAGGGATG AGAAGGACACAAACACCAAAAGCTACATATTTCTTAATGAACAAAAGACTTGGCGTGATGCTCAGACCTACTGCAGAAAGAACTACATCGACCTGGTCAGTGTGAGGAACCAAACTGAGAATGAGAAGATCAGGTATATGAttccaaattattattcttCTCGTGGCTTTTGGATTGGTCTGTTTAATGACTCCTGGACGTGGTCAGATCAGAGTAATTCCTCATTCAGATACTGGAGCTCTAACAAACCCAGTGGAGGTTTAAACTGTACTGCAGTGAAAGTGTCTGATCAACTCTACTGGAGTGACGTGAACTGTACAGAAAACCTCCCGTTCATCTGCCATGAGA ACAAACTTGTATTGATTAAGCAGAGTCTGACCTGGAAAGAAGCTCTGAGATACTGCAGGAACAATCATTATGACCTGGTCTCAGTGCTCACTCAGGAGATGCAGCTCTGGGTGAAGGAAGTGGCTCAAGACGCCTCCACTGAACACGTGTGGCTCGGCCTGCGTTATGACTGCATCCAGAGTATCTGGTTCTGGATTTTTGGATCAATGATCTGTTACCAGGACTGGGCCCCGGGGAACGGGACAGGGTTTGAAAACTGTACAAATGAGGAGAGAACCGGAGCAGTTCAGTCTAGAGGAGAGCAGCAGTGGATCAGCCTGCCTCAGAGCAACAAACTCAACTTCATCTGCTTTAACTATGAAGgttag